A part of Dreissena polymorpha isolate Duluth1 chromosome 13, UMN_Dpol_1.0, whole genome shotgun sequence genomic DNA contains:
- the LOC127855092 gene encoding uncharacterized protein LOC127855092 has translation MSMFGEARRAKKDVLADLVSLKYDIQDCIAASSMRKAVLTSSEEDIRADMALVVEKLTTLLEVSHDNARLQLNQETKGTREKVNDEIIYLEELHKSLDDMEEYVKTNTSNTNLKPLKIGKEKCDATRSTLENFKANVKTSCAKFVLHPLLGQILEHMETFALGKTVIMDAKEQIGVESIDRQTLPEEQDFDDDIVIGIGELKRDSSQDPLRTSFIRSNSSKLIQLQPTKRSATSRQETGISNKSGLFRQESIKSIDTEKGYTGLPSRLNSRTDASIKTVTRQNSSTEGVTSRKETKLSKLITKRPRKESTTMAKNQETMNNAEQYRDIQGLKATIAYRTNSAPLINLPTKTKNEPLASIIEESSPITMLNRETLNTKVHENGCHITSIAVLANGSVVLCDNVHDSIQLYNPLTKSVSEMECSKPWGVATVGENAVAVTLHYNHKIILLKVQQGLEKINEKDIELKCKAALTYDVKFYAYRLYVLCINSDIHVLDLKGREFKVIKTGIAPNTLRYFDIDVERDTVVVSGEKGVACISKGMPLWHFKPQIGKAKITCTGVKLVNQCVIVCDWENFRLAEIYEDGLKIRTVHGEGLERPVAMAISPAGDTFFVSQGDYDMEPEKTRMIKVMNAIMKEE, from the exons ATGTCGATGTTTGGAGAAGCCCGCAGAGCAAAGAAGGACGTTCTGGCGGACCTAGTGTCCCTGAAGTACGATATCCAGGACTGCATCGCCGCGTCCTCCATGCGCAAGGCCGTCCTGACGTCATCCGAAGAGGACATCAG AGCGGACATGGCGTTGGTGGTAGAGAAGCTCACGACCTTGCTGGAGGTGAGCCACGACAACGCGAGGCTTCAGCTCAATCAGGAGACTAAAGGCACGAGAGAGAAGGTCAATGACGAGATCATTTACCTGGAGGAGCTTCATAAAAG CCTTGATGACATGGAAGAGTACGTTAAGACCAACACCTCGAACACAAACTTGAAGCCACTGAAGATAGGCAAGGAGAAATGCGACGCAACCAGATCTACGTTGGAGAACTTCAAGGCAAACGTAAAGACATCATGCGCCAAGTTTGTATTACACCCATTACTTGGACAAATCCTTGAGCACATGGAAACGTTTGCCCTCGGAAAGACGGTCATTATGGACGCAAAGGAACAGATTGGGGTAGAAAGTATTGACAGGCAAACCCTACCAGAAGAGCAGGACTTTGATGATGACATTGTCATCGGAATAGGGGAGCTGAAACGTGATTCCTCTCAAGACCCTCTGCGAACGTCATTTATTAGATCCAACTCTTCAAAGTTGATCCAACTACAACCTACAAAACGATCTGCAACGTCTCGACAAGAAACAGGAATTTCGAATAAGTCTGGTCTTTTTCGACAAGAATCTATTAAATCTATTGATACAGAGAAAGGTTATACTGGTCTCCCCTCGCGCCTTAATTCCCGGACTGACGCATCCATAAAAACTGTGACCCGGCAGAATTCTAGTACCGAGGGTGTTACAAGTCGTAAAGAGACCAAGCTATCTAAACTCATCACTAAAAGACCACGAAAGGAAAGTACGACAATGGCCAAGAACCAAGAGACCATGAACAACGCAGAGCAGTACCGCGATATTCAGGGACTTAAAGCCACCATTGCTTATCGGACAAACTCGGCGCCTTTAATAAATCTTCCGACTAAAACTAAAAATGAACCTTTGGCCTCAATAATTGAAGAAAGCTCCCCAATAACAATGCTGAACCGTGAGACACTGAACACAAAGGTCCATGAAAACGGCTGCCACATTACGAGCATTGCTGTTTTGGCGAACGGATCCGTAGTTCTGTGCGACAATGTTCATGACTCAATCCAGTTATATAATCCGCTGACAAAATCCGTATCTGAGATGGAATGCTCTAAACCCTGGGGTGTGGCTACCGTAGGGGAAAACGCGGTGGCGGTCACGTTACactataatcataaaataatacttCTGAAAGTTCAACAGGGATTGGAGAAAATTAATGAAAAAGATATTGAATTGAAATGCAAGGCGGCGTTGACGTATGATGTTAAGTTTTATGCTTACAGACTCTACGTCCTCTGCATTAACAGTGACATTCATGTCTTGGATTTGAAAGGGCGAGAGTTTAAAGTCATCAAAACCGGAATAGCCCCAAATACTCTACGATATTTCGACATTGACGTAGAACGAGACACGGTGGTCGTGTCCGGAGAGAAAGGGGTCGCGTGCATATCCAAAGGGATGCCTTTGTGGCATTTCAAACCTCAGATCGGGAAGGCAAAGATAACGTGCACGGGTGTGAAACTCGTCAATCAGTGCGTCATCGTGTGTGATTGGGAGAACTTCCGATTGGCAGAGATCTACGAGGACGGTTTGAAAATACGGACCGTCCACGGCGAGGGGTTGGAGAGGCCCGTCGCCATGGCGATTTCCCCTGCGGGTGACACGTTCTTTGTCAGCCAAGGCGACTATGATATGGAGCCGGAAAAGACGAGGATGATTAAAGTTATGAACGCAATAATGAAGGAAGAATAA